A DNA window from Synchiropus splendidus isolate RoL2022-P1 chromosome 2, RoL_Sspl_1.0, whole genome shotgun sequence contains the following coding sequences:
- the LOC128754140 gene encoding sphingosine 1-phosphate receptor 1-like: protein METSTAHADVLHTTTLMPSVPSSHSYLQFFWEYQDNSVIVEHYNYTGKLQGDRYRDGLKPEGIAFLVVCILIVLENAVVLLAIWSNKKFHVPMYYLLGNLTLSDLLAGITYMANIIMSGPNTLKLTPLLWFLREGGVFITLAASIISLLAIAIERHVTMVTMRPYHGAKRGRMLALIGASWALSGFLGVLPILGWNCIYRLDQCSTVLPLYSKSYILCCVTVFSAVLLAIVVLYVRVFRIVRANTQRQRLVLSSSMRKGLGRKSQKYIALLKTVTIVLGVFIACWLPLFFLLLLDFFCPTRGCRLLFKADYFLGVAMVNSLLNPIIYTLTSKDMRRAILRLLCQPCLMTRDGQVKKLGMPFLECSFSKTEMASQKLEGGLETTVSTGNVTAVSPIKALYPKIFKS, encoded by the coding sequence ATGGAAACTTCAACTGCTCATGCGGACGTCCTCCACACCACAACGCTGATGCCCAGTGTTCCGTCCTCGCACAGCTATCTGCAGTTCTTCTGGGAATACCAGGACAATTCTGTTATCGTGGAGCACTACAACTATACGGGCAAACTGCAGGGCGACCGCTACCGAGATGGACTCAAGCCTGAGGGAATCGCGTTCCTGGTGGTGTGCATCCTGATCGTTCTGGAGAATGCCGTGGTCCTTCTTGCGATCTGGAGCAACAAAAAGTTCCATGTGCCCATGTATTACCTCCTGGGGAACCTGACTCTTTCTGACCTGCTGGCCGGGATCACCTATATGGCAAACATTATCATGTCTGGACCTAATACTTTGAAACTGACTCCGCTGTTGTGGTTTCTAAGGGAGGGAGGGGTTTTCATCACCCTGGCAGCTTCCATCATCAGCCTCCTGGCCATCGCCATTGAGCGACATGTAACTATGGTTACCATGAGGCCGTACCACGGAGCAAAGCGTGGTCGGATGTTGGCATTGATCGGTGCGAGCTGGGCCCTCTCGGGGTTCCTGGGCGTCTTGCCTATACTGGGTTGGAACTGCATCTACAGACTGGACCAGTGTTCCACGGTTCTACCACTTTACTCCAAGAGCTACATCCTGTGCTGTGTGACCGTATTCAGTGCTGTGCTTCTCGCCATCGTCGTCTTGTACGTGAGAGTGTTCCGCATCGTCCGCGCCAACACTCAACGCCAGCGTCTGGTCCTGTCAAGCAGCATGAGGAAAGGCTTGGGGAGGAAGTCCCAGAAATACATCGCCCTCCTCAAGACAGTCACCATTGTGTTGGGAGTCTTCATCGCCTGTTGGCTGCCCCTCTTTTTCCTGCTCCTGCTTGACTTTTTCTGCCCCACCCGTGGCTGCCGCCTACTCTTCAAGGCAGACTACTTCCTCGGCGTGGCCATGGTCAACTCTCTCCTCAACCCCATCATCTACACCCTCACCAGTAAGGACATGAGGCGGGCCATtctcagactgctctgccagcccTGCCTGATGACCAGGGACGGTCAGGTGAAGAAGCTCGGGATGCCTTTTCTGGAGTGTAGCTTCAGTAAAACTGAGATGGCCTCCCAGAAGCTAGAAGGAGGGCTGGAGACAACCGTGTCCACTGGGAATGTGACCGCTGTATCTCCCATTAAAGCCCTCTATCCCAAAATTTTCAAATCATAG